A DNA window from Niabella yanshanensis contains the following coding sequences:
- a CDS encoding FAD-dependent monooxygenase: MLRLVGYMNKISIIGAGIGGLTTALFLKSKGIAHQVFEAAPGIEPVGAGIGLGNNAMQIFHLLGIGKEIEAAGHKVNYMRITDEKFRNLSLINLRYFEQKYGVYNIAIHRAGLQHILAHNLGETNILLGKRLAAIQEKDGYQLRFTDGSCFEAEGLIGADGIKSVVRQQLFGKTVVRPAGQVCWRGLCASKLDDRYAHQAIEAWGKGRRFGFVYLNASTLYWYAVADEKIAAEHLHQLTTLYQDFHPDIQEMIKMTPEKTIIFGPLADLKPFKGWCSGKACLIGDAAHATTPNMGQGACQAIEDAYTLGSLLGEQDMASAFRGYERLRIKKAHQVVKRSRAIGQVSHWKNTAGIAIRNRIMKKIPATMNIRQLESVFDISYVATGNHT, from the coding sequence TTGCTGCGTCTGGTTGGTTATATGAATAAAATATCCATTATTGGAGCGGGCATTGGGGGATTAACAACCGCTTTGTTTTTGAAAAGCAAAGGAATAGCACACCAGGTGTTTGAGGCTGCACCCGGTATAGAACCGGTAGGCGCCGGTATCGGGTTAGGCAATAATGCCATGCAGATTTTTCACTTATTAGGCATTGGCAAGGAAATAGAAGCGGCTGGTCATAAAGTGAATTATATGCGCATTACCGACGAAAAGTTCCGCAACCTGTCTCTCATTAACCTGCGTTATTTTGAACAGAAATACGGGGTATACAACATAGCTATTCATCGGGCTGGTTTACAACATATTCTCGCCCACAACCTGGGTGAAACAAATATATTGCTGGGCAAAAGGTTGGCAGCGATACAGGAAAAGGACGGGTATCAGCTCCGTTTTACTGATGGCAGTTGTTTTGAAGCCGAAGGTTTAATTGGCGCCGATGGCATTAAGTCGGTAGTACGTCAGCAGTTGTTTGGGAAAACGGTAGTCAGGCCGGCCGGTCAGGTTTGCTGGCGGGGCCTGTGTGCGTCCAAACTGGATGACCGCTATGCGCACCAGGCCATAGAAGCCTGGGGTAAAGGTCGCCGGTTCGGATTTGTATATTTAAATGCCAGCACCTTGTACTGGTATGCGGTGGCAGACGAAAAAATAGCAGCCGAACATCTACATCAGCTCACTACGCTTTATCAGGACTTTCATCCTGATATACAGGAGATGATTAAGATGACCCCGGAAAAGACGATTATTTTTGGTCCGCTGGCCGATCTGAAACCTTTTAAGGGCTGGTGCTCAGGCAAAGCCTGTTTAATAGGAGATGCGGCCCATGCTACCACCCCCAATATGGGCCAGGGCGCCTGCCAGGCTATTGAAGATGCTTACACATTAGGCAGTTTGCTGGGCGAACAGGATATGGCTTCCGCATTCAGGGGATATGAACGGCTAAGAATCAAAAAGGCACATCAGGTAGTGAAACGCAGCCGTGCAATAGGCCAGGTATCTCACTGGAAAAATACAGCGGGCATTGCCATCCGGAACCGGATTATGAAAAAGATCCCTGCTACCATGAATATAAGGCAACTGGAATCTGTTTTTGATATAAGTTATGTAGCTACCGGCAACCATACCTAA
- a CDS encoding HPP family protein, whose protein sequence is MKAKIKRGYRIARYVAYKETLIDRREHFWSFLGAFFGIGLIALLQTQLSESDNLFLIGSFGASSVLIYGSIQSPLAQPRNLIGGHVISALVGVTIAKLCPPVIWLTAPLAVAFSIIAMQISKTLHPPGGATALIAVIGSEKVKALGYWYVLSPVLTGGLILLLVALIFNNLTPNRKYPTDGRFSRTFKWVTQPTRHVISKINPKRRKR, encoded by the coding sequence GTGAAAGCAAAAATTAAAAGAGGATATAGAATTGCCCGTTACGTGGCGTATAAGGAAACATTAATTGACCGGAGAGAACATTTCTGGTCTTTTTTAGGGGCTTTTTTCGGAATTGGCCTCATTGCCCTGCTGCAAACCCAACTTTCGGAAAGCGATAACCTGTTCCTGATCGGCTCTTTTGGCGCCTCGTCGGTTTTAATTTATGGCAGTATTCAAAGTCCATTGGCGCAGCCCAGGAACCTGATTGGTGGCCATGTTATATCTGCTTTGGTGGGCGTAACTATTGCCAAATTATGTCCACCGGTTATTTGGCTGACAGCTCCGCTGGCCGTGGCTTTTTCGATCATAGCCATGCAAATAAGCAAAACCCTGCACCCTCCCGGCGGCGCTACTGCCTTGATTGCAGTGATCGGGTCGGAAAAAGTAAAGGCGCTAGGTTACTGGTACGTATTATCGCCGGTCTTAACAGGCGGGCTGATATTGTTATTAGTCGCACTCATTTTTAATAACCTTACCCCCAACAGGAAGTATCCTACAGACGGCCGCTTCTCCCGTACCTTTAAATGGGTAACTCAACCAACCCGGCATGTTATATCCAAAATAAACCCAAAACGCAGAAAAAGATAA
- the recO gene encoding DNA repair protein RecO, which yields MTDKIHKTKGIVLRTVKYGETSIIASVYTQLFGLQSYLLNGIRSASKKVGSRIGFFQPAAILDMEVYHNEFKQLNRIKEYRFATVYQQIFTDVLKNGVASYMVELLGKCLKQPEDNSGLFDFAEDCFIALDRCNDKVMANFPVFFAVQLTHFLGFLPQGIHPDIDQSGEWVFDVQEGIFTDAPLFHHLSLEKKYASILAELLQVRQPGELSEINANAEARRKILDLMEVYYSLHVQDFGNMRTLPVLKEIMR from the coding sequence TTGACGGATAAAATTCATAAAACGAAAGGCATCGTGCTTCGTACGGTTAAATACGGAGAAACCAGCATTATTGCGTCGGTGTACACCCAACTATTCGGACTACAATCCTATTTATTGAACGGCATACGCAGTGCTTCAAAGAAGGTAGGTTCCAGGATTGGCTTTTTTCAGCCGGCAGCTATATTGGATATGGAAGTATACCACAATGAATTCAAACAACTCAATCGTATAAAAGAGTACAGGTTTGCAACGGTGTATCAACAAATTTTTACTGATGTGCTTAAGAACGGTGTTGCTTCCTACATGGTAGAACTGTTAGGTAAGTGTTTAAAGCAGCCGGAAGATAATTCTGGATTATTTGATTTTGCTGAAGACTGTTTTATAGCCCTGGACAGGTGCAACGATAAGGTAATGGCCAATTTTCCTGTTTTTTTTGCCGTACAGCTTACCCATTTTTTAGGTTTTTTACCGCAGGGCATTCATCCGGACATCGATCAGTCGGGCGAATGGGTATTTGACGTACAGGAAGGCATTTTTACTGATGCACCGCTTTTTCACCACTTAAGTCTTGAGAAAAAATATGCGTCCATACTGGCTGAGCTTTTACAGGTGCGTCAACCCGGTGAGTTATCAGAAATTAATGCCAATGCTGAAGCCCGGCGCAAGATACTGGATCTGATGGAAGTGTACTACAGCCTGCATGTGCAGGACTTTGGCAATATGAGAACCTTGCCTGTTTTAAAAGAGATTATGAGGTAA
- a CDS encoding efflux RND transporter permease subunit encodes MWEKLGKAIIKYRFVLLILLTAVTALFAYWGSKAELGYEFTRAIPTNHPVNITYQEFKKKYGQDGNLMVVGIQTDQFFTEKVFNPYVSLQNNLKKIPGVIDIIAIPGAVNLVKDSASEKLQARKIFTATPLNQAQIDEGAASFLNLPFYKGLLYNPESKAYLMGLTMDPEVINSKKRDATINEVTAQIASFEKATHVEVKLSGLPYIRTVLATRIANEMRYFLTASILLSAVILLLFFRSVSSMLLSLGVVIIGVLFSLGTIHILGYKITLLTALIPPLIVVIGIPNCIYFLNKYHTSWKKQAHTGAGVPVQQKKRNAIVDMVSRMGIVTLFCNLAAAIGFAVFALTKSAILKEFGAVAGINIMLLFFISLVLIPIVLFFLPPPKEKHTRYLNNQRLNRWLDRLEKWSLAHRKLIYIVTGVLVVIATAGTFRLQSNAYMVDDVPKTDKIYTDLKFFEKNFKGVMPLEIVIDTKKKFGVTRNFKNLVKIDSFTQYLSSRPEIARPLSLVEGLKFAKQAFYEGDSSNYSMPSEFDLPGLAQYLNMKTSSPGDSTGNDDSFTKLVSRFMDSAKQEARLSVNMADVGTHALPGLLAGIEKRAHEIFPKDQYNVSLTGSSIAFLEGGRFIINGLKESIFWAFLLIALCMLYLFKSFRILLCSLIPNIIPLVITAGIMGWAGVPLKPSTVLIFSVALGIAIDITIRFLVNYKQELTHHDNDVQDTVIQTIHSTGISIIYTSMVLIAGFVIFCFSGFGGTKALGWLTSVTLVTATVTNLILLPALLISFSKKKDKK; translated from the coding sequence ATGTGGGAAAAGCTGGGTAAAGCCATTATTAAATACAGATTCGTTCTTTTAATACTACTAACTGCCGTTACCGCGCTCTTTGCTTATTGGGGAAGTAAAGCAGAATTGGGATATGAATTCACCAGGGCAATTCCTACCAATCACCCGGTTAATATCACTTACCAGGAATTCAAAAAGAAATATGGGCAGGATGGGAACCTGATGGTTGTGGGCATTCAGACTGACCAGTTTTTTACAGAAAAAGTTTTCAACCCCTATGTGTCACTTCAAAACAACCTTAAAAAAATACCAGGAGTTATTGATATTATTGCAATTCCCGGTGCGGTAAACCTGGTAAAAGATTCCGCCAGCGAAAAGCTACAGGCCAGGAAGATATTTACTGCCACACCACTCAACCAGGCGCAAATTGACGAAGGCGCCGCCAGCTTCCTCAATTTACCGTTTTACAAAGGTTTGCTGTACAACCCCGAATCTAAGGCTTACCTGATGGGGTTAACCATGGACCCTGAAGTTATTAACTCGAAAAAAAGAGATGCTACCATTAATGAAGTAACGGCACAAATAGCCAGTTTCGAAAAAGCAACTCATGTGGAAGTAAAACTAAGCGGACTTCCCTATATACGAACGGTGCTGGCTACCCGTATCGCCAATGAAATGCGCTACTTCCTCACGGCGTCCATCCTGCTTTCTGCCGTTATATTATTACTCTTCTTCCGGTCAGTCAGTTCCATGTTGCTGTCTTTAGGTGTAGTGATCATTGGGGTTCTTTTCAGTTTAGGCACCATACATATCCTGGGTTACAAAATCACCTTGTTAACCGCTTTAATACCTCCATTAATTGTGGTAATCGGTATTCCTAATTGTATTTACTTTTTAAATAAATACCACACGAGCTGGAAAAAGCAGGCGCATACTGGAGCCGGGGTTCCGGTTCAGCAGAAGAAAAGAAACGCCATTGTGGATATGGTGAGCCGCATGGGTATTGTAACGTTGTTTTGCAACCTGGCCGCGGCTATCGGGTTTGCAGTTTTTGCATTGACCAAGAGCGCTATTCTAAAAGAATTTGGGGCGGTGGCAGGTATTAATATTATGCTGTTGTTCTTTATATCGCTGGTATTGATCCCTATTGTGCTTTTCTTTTTACCTCCTCCAAAAGAAAAGCATACCAGGTACCTGAATAACCAAAGGCTGAACCGCTGGCTGGATCGTTTAGAAAAATGGTCTCTCGCGCACCGAAAACTCATTTACATTGTTACGGGAGTGCTGGTGGTAATAGCAACTGCCGGTACCTTCAGGCTGCAAAGCAATGCTTATATGGTAGATGATGTACCTAAAACGGATAAAATATATACCGACCTGAAATTTTTTGAAAAGAATTTTAAAGGTGTGATGCCTTTGGAGATCGTGATAGATACCAAAAAGAAATTTGGCGTAACCCGGAACTTTAAAAACCTGGTGAAGATCGATTCGTTTACCCAATACCTGTCATCAAGACCAGAGATAGCGCGCCCGCTAAGTCTTGTGGAAGGTTTAAAATTTGCTAAACAGGCTTTTTATGAAGGTGACAGCAGCAATTATTCGATGCCATCGGAATTTGATTTACCCGGCCTGGCCCAATACCTCAATATGAAAACAAGTAGTCCTGGCGACAGTACCGGAAACGATGATTCATTTACCAAACTGGTGTCCCGGTTTATGGATAGTGCGAAACAGGAGGCCCGGTTGAGTGTAAACATGGCCGATGTAGGCACCCATGCATTGCCGGGCCTTTTAGCAGGTATTGAAAAAAGAGCCCATGAAATATTTCCGAAAGATCAATACAATGTTTCACTTACCGGTAGCAGCATTGCCTTTTTAGAAGGAGGTCGCTTTATCATTAACGGATTGAAGGAAAGTATTTTCTGGGCTTTCCTGCTGATAGCCCTTTGCATGTTGTATCTTTTCAAGTCGTTTCGTATTCTTTTATGCTCTTTGATCCCCAATATTATTCCATTGGTTATTACCGCAGGGATTATGGGTTGGGCAGGCGTACCATTGAAACCCAGTACTGTACTTATTTTTAGTGTAGCCCTGGGTATCGCGATAGATATTACTATCCGGTTTTTAGTTAATTATAAGCAGGAGTTGACCCACCACGATAATGATGTACAGGACACAGTGATACAAACCATACATAGTACTGGTATCAGTATTATTTATACCTCCATGGTATTAATTGCAGGTTTCGTGATTTTTTGCTTCAGCGGGTTTGGAGGTACGAAGGCTTTGGGCTGGCTTACGTCCGTAACATTAGTAACCGCTACTGTTACCAACCTGATCTTATTACCAGCTTTGCTAATTAGTTTTTCTAAAAAAAAGGATAAAAAGTAA
- a CDS encoding DUF3658 domain-containing protein produces the protein MTEKDLHIVFSVQARATIQQSEIYDASKIDLVVLQDYLSIGPISDLDTVNGKQRRINWLVEISQGFSGDIITHMVQSDIDKLHAVKSHIDGYPGIYLWTGSDVREMLSASRLLYFLQIPDYSRFFTIDFLNTSVTRRLGAGIYPKSLNEANLDQVAKLYTDFRLIEQQEVSQMQSLWEKLSNDDACLRIAIGETPISGIEIDFYDSNIITHCTKRYQTAIRIVGKTLGDMNEKSICEGISDAFLNWRLLQLIKEGKLKYRGILSSIRNYEVKLA, from the coding sequence ATGACCGAAAAGGATTTGCATATTGTATTTAGCGTGCAGGCCAGGGCAACAATTCAGCAAAGCGAAATTTATGATGCCAGTAAAATTGATCTGGTTGTTTTGCAGGATTATTTGTCCATCGGCCCCATTTCTGATTTAGATACTGTAAACGGAAAGCAGCGCAGAATTAATTGGCTGGTGGAGATTTCGCAAGGATTTTCGGGGGACATTATTACCCATATGGTACAATCTGACATTGATAAGCTCCATGCAGTGAAAAGTCATATTGATGGTTACCCTGGAATTTATTTATGGACCGGGTCGGATGTGAGGGAAATGCTTTCTGCATCAAGATTGCTGTATTTCTTACAGATACCAGATTACTCCCGGTTTTTTACTATCGATTTCTTAAATACTTCTGTAACCCGCCGTCTTGGAGCAGGTATATATCCGAAGTCGTTGAACGAGGCAAACCTGGATCAAGTTGCAAAATTATATACTGATTTCAGGTTGATAGAACAACAGGAGGTTTCTCAAATGCAATCGCTTTGGGAAAAGTTAAGTAATGACGATGCTTGTTTGAGAATCGCAATTGGGGAAACTCCCATTTCAGGGATCGAAATTGACTTTTATGATAGCAATATAATAACGCATTGTACAAAACGTTATCAAACTGCTATTAGGATTGTTGGGAAAACATTGGGGGATATGAATGAAAAAAGTATTTGCGAAGGTATTAGTGATGCCTTTCTCAATTGGCGTTTGCTGCAATTGATCAAAGAAGGCAAACTCAAATATCGCGGTATTCTATCTTCCATTAGAAACTATGAAGTGAAACTGGCATAA
- a CDS encoding peptidylprolyl isomerase: MIKYFLAGLFAATLSLTAFSQGKSQKLVVDKILGAVGDRIILQSDIQNAILDASRNGDQLPEGAACSILEQSLISKILALQAERDSLPVSDDEVEANLDMRVRGWVMQFGSEQAVEDVAGKTIFQLKDDSRHMIKEQMLSQRMKQKIVENVHITPTEVKAFFDRVPSDSIPFLESELEIGQINVYPKAAKEVEEYIYNEMMNYRRQIEAGTLSFEAAAKKYSEDPGSRERGGAYEVNRNDKDQLDPVFLSTAFRLKAGELSMPVKSNKFGYFLIQSESRRGDNAKVRMILRIPPVTKTELDAAKVKLDSVRTEIVSGKISFKDAAYKYSEDEATKSYGPFVLTPDGSTYVHIDQLPDKDMVQALANLKAGDYSQPLTFTNEQGKQGVRILYLKSKTEPHKMNLNDDYNKIASMALETKKQKALDDWLTKKVPTFYVLVDQEAADQCSNLQKYQTTGGKGF, translated from the coding sequence ATGATCAAATATTTTCTTGCGGGTTTATTTGCTGCAACCCTTAGTTTAACTGCTTTTTCGCAGGGGAAATCACAAAAATTGGTGGTTGATAAAATTTTAGGCGCGGTAGGGGACAGGATCATTTTACAATCGGATATACAAAATGCAATATTGGATGCATCTCGTAATGGTGATCAGCTTCCCGAAGGAGCTGCCTGTTCTATTCTGGAGCAATCGCTGATATCAAAAATTCTGGCTTTGCAGGCAGAACGTGACTCTTTACCTGTAAGTGATGATGAGGTAGAAGCGAACCTGGATATGCGTGTGCGTGGATGGGTAATGCAGTTTGGTAGTGAACAGGCAGTAGAGGATGTTGCGGGAAAAACTATTTTCCAGCTAAAAGACGACTCACGCCACATGATCAAAGAGCAAATGCTTTCGCAGAGAATGAAACAGAAAATAGTAGAAAATGTGCATATTACTCCCACCGAGGTAAAGGCATTCTTTGACAGGGTGCCTTCGGACAGCATACCTTTTTTAGAATCTGAACTGGAAATAGGTCAGATCAATGTATATCCTAAAGCTGCCAAAGAGGTGGAAGAGTATATTTATAACGAAATGATGAACTATCGCCGGCAGATTGAAGCAGGTACCCTGAGTTTCGAGGCAGCCGCGAAAAAATATTCAGAAGATCCGGGTAGCCGCGAAAGGGGTGGCGCTTACGAAGTGAACAGAAATGATAAAGATCAGCTGGACCCGGTTTTTCTTTCTACTGCGTTCAGGCTGAAAGCAGGTGAGTTATCAATGCCGGTTAAATCAAATAAATTCGGGTACTTTTTAATACAATCCGAAAGCAGGCGCGGTGACAACGCCAAAGTGCGGATGATATTGAGAATACCGCCGGTAACGAAAACAGAATTGGACGCTGCTAAGGTTAAATTAGATTCAGTAAGAACCGAGATTGTTTCCGGGAAGATATCCTTTAAAGATGCTGCCTACAAGTACAGTGAAGATGAAGCCACCAAAAGCTACGGTCCGTTTGTTTTAACCCCCGACGGATCTACCTATGTGCATATAGATCAGTTGCCCGATAAAGATATGGTACAGGCTTTAGCGAATTTAAAAGCAGGTGATTATTCCCAGCCGCTGACTTTTACCAATGAACAAGGCAAGCAGGGTGTAAGAATTTTGTACCTGAAGTCGAAAACGGAACCACACAAAATGAACCTGAACGACGATTACAATAAAATCGCCAGCATGGCTTTGGAAACTAAAAAACAAAAAGCGCTGGATGATTGGTTAACCAAGAAAGTACCGACTTTCTATGTTTTGGTAGACCAGGAGGCCGCAGATCAATGCTCTAATTTGCAGAAATACCAGACAACGGGCGGCAAAGGATTTTAA
- the infB gene encoding translation initiation factor IF-2 produces MSEIKLPRLLQAAKEFNIGQDTLVDFLVGKGFPKDDLKPSSKLSEAMYASLQQGFQSDKAAKLKSSQVDLPKGVGNEAKKRKEEEELVQKKEPAKAEPVVEAPPVVEAVPEVEVAPAEPEPQPEPAPQPEPAPVPEPIVETHPVVEPAPEVEVPQEPEKETNVIKIGAPEIEGPKILDKIDLSALEKSTRPKKPSTPPVVEEKPVVEKEAPVQAPVPEKKQEEPAPVTPVVPTPTPVAEPEPEITKIKAERIEGPKILGKIELPVDNDTRPKRDEKRKRKRIPIEKKEVKPDPAAKKPFQQGGGGGNRDQRNNNNSGGGGFRGGDRRHHQHPREEKQIDEKAIQDKIRETQAKLSGGGNKQKSMRAKARRDKRNEAEDAMNIDAGDNKLQVTEFISVSELASLMDVSFADVISKCMGLGIMVSINQRLDAEVIELVASEFGYDVEFIDMEKQMEMEDDEDDEDDAEDLRPRSPIVTIMGHVDHGKTSLLDYIRNANVVAGEAGGITQHIGAYRVQVGEGREITFLDTPGHEAFTAMRARGAKVTDIAVIVVAADDAVMPQTKEAISHAQAAGVPMIFAVNKIDKDGANPTKIYEQLSQMNILVEEWGGKFQSQELSAKQGLNIDKLLEKILLEAELLELKANPEREATGTIIEASLDKGRGFVATLLVENGTLKQGDLVVSGQYFGRVKAMFNERNKRQDAAGPSAPAVILGLNGAPQAGEKFKVYEDESEAKDIANRRAQILREQGMRTKKHITLDEIGRRLALGNFKELNIIIKGDVDGSVEALSDSLQKLSTEEILVNVIHKGVGQINESDIVLAEASDAIVIAFNVRPSSQASRLADNAGIEIKMYSVIYQAIDEVKSAMEGMMEPTVKEKITANVEVREVFKFDKATVAGCVVLDGKIKRDNKVRLIRDGIVIYPIGENAVAELGSLKRFKDDAKEVLTGMECGLTIKNYTDLKVGDIVESYELEEIKRTL; encoded by the coding sequence ATGTCAGAAATCAAACTTCCAAGATTATTACAAGCAGCAAAAGAATTTAACATTGGGCAGGATACGCTCGTTGATTTTCTTGTTGGCAAAGGCTTTCCGAAAGACGATCTAAAGCCGTCTTCGAAGCTAAGCGAAGCTATGTATGCGTCGCTGCAACAGGGATTTCAGAGCGATAAAGCTGCCAAGCTAAAAAGTAGCCAGGTTGACCTTCCGAAGGGAGTAGGTAACGAGGCAAAAAAACGCAAGGAAGAAGAAGAACTGGTACAAAAGAAAGAACCGGCTAAAGCAGAGCCTGTTGTTGAAGCGCCACCGGTGGTAGAAGCTGTGCCAGAGGTAGAAGTGGCGCCCGCGGAACCGGAGCCTCAGCCAGAACCGGCACCTCAGCCAGAGCCAGCACCTGTACCAGAGCCAATAGTAGAAACACATCCGGTTGTAGAGCCTGCTCCTGAGGTTGAAGTGCCGCAGGAGCCTGAAAAGGAAACTAATGTCATTAAAATTGGCGCGCCTGAAATTGAAGGCCCGAAAATTTTGGATAAAATTGATCTTTCTGCTCTTGAAAAATCAACAAGGCCTAAAAAACCTTCAACACCGCCTGTAGTGGAGGAAAAACCCGTGGTGGAAAAAGAAGCGCCGGTACAGGCACCTGTACCAGAAAAGAAGCAGGAAGAGCCTGCTCCTGTTACACCGGTAGTGCCCACGCCAACACCGGTTGCTGAACCGGAGCCCGAAATCACTAAAATAAAGGCTGAAAGAATTGAAGGCCCTAAAATTTTAGGCAAGATTGAACTGCCCGTAGATAACGATACCAGACCTAAGCGTGATGAGAAAAGGAAGCGCAAGCGCATTCCTATTGAGAAGAAAGAGGTGAAACCCGATCCGGCGGCTAAAAAGCCATTCCAGCAAGGCGGTGGGGGTGGTAACCGTGATCAACGTAACAATAATAATTCCGGAGGCGGCGGCTTCAGAGGTGGAGACAGAAGACATCATCAACACCCGAGAGAAGAGAAGCAGATTGACGAAAAAGCGATCCAGGATAAAATACGCGAAACACAGGCTAAATTGAGCGGCGGCGGCAATAAGCAGAAATCGATGCGGGCCAAAGCGCGTAGAGATAAGAGAAATGAGGCGGAAGATGCGATGAACATTGACGCGGGCGATAATAAATTACAGGTAACTGAGTTTATTAGTGTAAGCGAATTAGCCAGCCTGATGGATGTAAGCTTTGCAGATGTGATCAGCAAATGTATGGGCCTGGGCATCATGGTATCTATAAATCAGAGACTGGATGCGGAAGTGATTGAGCTGGTGGCGAGCGAATTTGGATACGATGTAGAGTTCATCGACATGGAAAAACAAATGGAGATGGAGGATGATGAGGATGATGAGGATGATGCAGAAGACCTGAGGCCCCGTAGTCCTATCGTAACCATTATGGGTCACGTAGATCACGGTAAAACATCATTGCTTGACTATATCCGTAATGCCAATGTGGTTGCGGGTGAGGCCGGCGGTATTACGCAGCACATTGGAGCTTATCGTGTGCAGGTAGGAGAGGGAAGGGAAATCACTTTCCTGGATACTCCGGGTCACGAAGCATTTACCGCCATGCGTGCACGTGGTGCCAAGGTTACCGATATCGCAGTAATTGTGGTTGCAGCTGATGATGCGGTGATGCCTCAGACCAAAGAGGCTATCAGCCACGCGCAGGCGGCAGGTGTACCAATGATTTTTGCAGTAAACAAAATTGATAAAGACGGCGCCAACCCAACTAAGATCTACGAGCAGCTATCTCAAATGAATATTTTGGTAGAAGAATGGGGTGGTAAATTCCAAAGCCAGGAGCTTTCGGCCAAACAAGGGCTGAACATCGATAAATTACTGGAGAAAATATTACTGGAGGCAGAGCTGCTGGAGTTGAAAGCCAATCCGGAAAGAGAAGCAACGGGTACGATTATCGAAGCATCATTGGATAAAGGCAGAGGATTCGTAGCTACCCTCCTGGTTGAGAACGGTACTTTAAAGCAGGGAGACCTGGTGGTGAGTGGTCAGTACTTCGGGCGCGTAAAAGCCATGTTCAACGAGCGTAACAAAAGACAGGATGCTGCAGGACCGTCTGCGCCTGCTGTGATCTTAGGCTTAAATGGTGCCCCTCAGGCAGGTGAGAAGTTCAAAGTGTACGAAGACGAGTCTGAAGCTAAAGACATAGCCAACCGCAGGGCGCAGATCTTACGTGAGCAGGGTATGCGTACCAAAAAACACATTACGCTGGATGAAATCGGACGTCGTCTGGCATTGGGCAACTTTAAAGAGCTGAACATTATCATAAAAGGTGACGTGGATGGTTCGGTAGAGGCCCTGAGCGACTCATTACAGAAACTTTCTACTGAAGAGATCCTGGTTAACGTGATACATAAAGGCGTAGGCCAGATCAATGAAAGTGATATTGTGTTGGCAGAGGCATCTGATGCAATTGTGATTGCGTTTAATGTAAGACCTTCTTCCCAGGCTTCAAGGTTAGCTGATAATGCGGGTATTGAGATTAAGATGTACTCGGTTATTTACCAGGCAATCGATGAGGTGAAGAGTGCGATGGAAGGTATGATGGAGCCAACGGTGAAAGAGAAGATCACTGCGAATGTTGAAGTAAGAGAGGTATTTAAGTTCGATAAAGCTACAGTGGCCGGTTGCGTTGTGTTAGATGGAAAGATCAAGCGTGACAATAAAGTGAGATTGATACGTGATGGTATTGTGATTTACCCGATTGGTGAAAATGCAGTGGCAGAGCTGGGATCCTTAAAACGTTTCAAAGATGATGCGAAGGAAGTGCTGACAGGTATGGAGTGCGGTCTGACGATCAAAAATTACACTGATCTTAAGGTGGGTGACATCGTAGAGTCTTACGAACTGGAAGAAATAAAGAGAACATTGTAA